Below is a window of Arcobacter sp. CECT 8986 DNA.
TATTAAGAAGTCTATAAACTCTCTAACAGCGCCATTACCACCATTTTTAGATAGAATTATTATACTTTGCAATTCTTTGATTTGGCTTATCGCATTTGCTGGACAAGCTGATATACCAACATTCTCAAGAAGTTCTTTACAGTTTATATCATCTCCTATATAAGCTACTTCATTAAGTGTAATATTCTCTTTTTTGCAAATTTGTTGGGCAACTTCAAGTTTACTCATATGCTCAACACCTTGATATAAGTAATCTACTTTTAATTTTTTTGCTCTATTTTCTACAATTTTTGTATTTTCACTTGTTATTAGACCAGTTTTTATGCCTTTTTTTCTTAAAAGTTCAAATCCTTTTCCATCGTGAGTATTAAACTTTTTAAGTTCATTTCCATTCATATCATAATACATTCCTGCATCAGTTAATGTTCCATCAACATCAGATAAAAATAATTTAATTTTTTTCTTATTTTGATTTTCGTTTTTTAAGATGTGTTCTTTCATATAAGCTTCTGCAATATGCCAATCTAAAGGTTCATCTATTTCAATAGATGTATAATCATTCATAATATATAAATCAATATCTCCAGATAATCTATTTTTATCTTTTAAAATATTCTTTACTTTATTTATATAAAAAGCACCATTTTCTAAATAAAAACCTTCAAAGTCTTGTCTTCTTGGTCTATTCTTATAGTCATAATTTATTGAAGTTCCATCTTTTTCCCAAAAAAATCTTTTTTCTTCTACTACTGTAAGTAATGAATCTTTTTTTGAACTTTTTAATTGAGTTATTGCATTATCAAAATCATAGCTTTGCGTAATTGGAGAAGTTGCTTGTACCAATAAAAAATAATCATCATCTTTTTGTTTATGTTTATTTAAAAATTCGAGCATTACATCTTCTGTTGCAGATGTATCTTGGGCATTTTTTGCTTCTCTTAAATATATTATTACTTTTTTGAAGTTAAAGTTTTCAACTGTTTGTATAACTTCTTGGCAGTCTGTAGCTACATAAACTTTATCAATATATTTTGATTCTTCAATTGCTTTTAAATTCCAATAAACAAGAGGTTCCCCACAAAACTCTTTAATATTTTTAAAAGGAATTGATTTGCTTCCACATCTAAGTGGTATAAAGGCTATATTCAATATTATTCCTTAATTATAAATGATGGTGTTAATCCAAGAGGAAGTTTTTGTATAGACTCTTTTTTATCTTTAAAAAAGTCATCAACGGCTTTAGTTTCGCCTGGAAAAGTTCCATAATCATCAAAAATAATAACACCGCCTTTTACAACTTTTTCATACATAGTGTCTAAAATAGTAGTAGCAGGTTCATAAACATCAGTATCTATGTGAAGTAGGGCGATTTTTTGATGAGGGTTCTCTTTGCAATATTTTGGGACTGTTATATTGATATCACCTTTTATAAGTTGATAATTTTCAATATTTTTATATTTCATTATTTTTTGCATTTCTTCAATTTCAATACTTTGGCTACCTGCACTTTTTAAAAAGTTATCAAGATACTTTTTATCATCATTGAAATTTGTCTCTGGAAATACTCCAAATATGTCAAATCCTATTAATCTTCTTGATGTTCTGGCTTCCAATAAATCTCTAAAGTGTGCAAATCTAAAAAAAGAATTTCCTTTGAATATTCCACATTCAATAACATCTCCAGGAAGATTGATAATTCTTTTATAAAGTTCATAATGTGCCAATAACTTACTAAATCTAGATTCAGTTGATGTTGCATAAAACCCATTTTCATATTCAAACATTTTTTTTGTTTTAAAGTTATTTAATTTCATTTTTTACTTTCTATTTTTTAATTTATCTCTTTGGATTTGTTCAATTTCTAATATTTCATCTTTTTTAAATGTTAAAGCTTCATAAGTAGCATTTAAATTTCTTACAAGTTTTCTAAGACCATCTTGTTCAAGTGATGCAGCATGGTCTGTACCTTTCCATGTTCTATCTTTAGTAAAGTGTCTTTCAATCCATCTAGCTCCTAAAGTGTAAGCAGCAATATCAAGTGCTATTCCTAAATGATGTCCAGAAAAACCAATTTCATTAACTCTATTTTGATAATTTTCATATAACCAATTAATTTCAAGTAGTGCCACATCTTTTGCAGGAACTGGATATCCAGAAGTACAAGAGTAAATTAATAATCTAGTTTTTGCTTGGTCTGTCTCTTCAAAAAATTTAACAATCTCTTCTACTTCTTCTTTACTTGTCATTCCTATTGATAATTGAACTTGACCTTTATATTCATCTCTTAAAACTTTTAACATTTTAAAGTTATTATTGCAAGCAGAAGGAACTTTTAAAAACTCTGGATTAAAAGTTATCATCTCTTTTGCACTTGTTACATCCCAAACTGATGTTGAGTATACAATTCCAATTGAATCACAATAATCTTTCAATTTTGAGTGTTGTTCTTTTGTAAATTCTAAATATTCTCTATGTGCTCCATAAGTATTTCCATAAGAGTTTTCTGGTACTGGATGTGGGGCATTGTATTGTTCTTCTGTTAATAACTCTTTATTATTTCTTTTTTGAAATTTTACATATTTTGCTCCTGCTTCTTTTGCAAGGTCAATTAACTCTTTTGCAATTTCAAAATTCCCCATATGATTGCAACCAATTTCTGCAATTACTTTAGGCTCTTTATAATCAAAATTAAAACTCACTTTTTATCCTTCCATATTTATCTTCATATCTTATAATATCATCTTCACCAAAATAATCTCCAAGTTGAACTTCTGCAAAGATTAGATTCTCTTTTGTTGAGCTATTTATTATTTTATGTTTACATCCAGTTGGAATATAGATATATCTTCCTTGTTCTACTTTTAGTGTAGATTCTTCTAAGATTATCTTA
It encodes the following:
- a CDS encoding acylneuraminate cytidylyltransferase yields the protein MNIAFIPLRCGSKSIPFKNIKEFCGEPLVYWNLKAIEESKYIDKVYVATDCQEVIQTVENFNFKKVIIYLREAKNAQDTSATEDVMLEFLNKHKQKDDDYFLLVQATSPITQSYDFDNAITQLKSSKKDSLLTVVEEKRFFWEKDGTSINYDYKNRPRRQDFEGFYLENGAFYINKVKNILKDKNRLSGDIDLYIMNDYTSIEIDEPLDWHIAEAYMKEHILKNENQNKKKIKLFLSDVDGTLTDAGMYYDMNGNELKKFNTHDGKGFELLRKKGIKTGLITSENTKIVENRAKKLKVDYLYQGVEHMSKLEVAQQICKKENITLNEVAYIGDDINCKELLENVGISACPANAISQIKELQSIIILSKNGGNGAVREFIDFLIR
- a CDS encoding TylF/MycF/NovP-related O-methyltransferase; its protein translation is MKLNNFKTKKMFEYENGFYATSTESRFSKLLAHYELYKRIINLPGDVIECGIFKGNSFFRFAHFRDLLEARTSRRLIGFDIFGVFPETNFNDDKKYLDNFLKSAGSQSIEIEEMQKIMKYKNIENYQLIKGDINITVPKYCKENPHQKIALLHIDTDVYEPATTILDTMYEKVVKGGVIIFDDYGTFPGETKAVDDFFKDKKESIQKLPLGLTPSFIIKE
- a CDS encoding N-acetylneuraminate synthase family protein, which encodes MSFNFDYKEPKVIAEIGCNHMGNFEIAKELIDLAKEAGAKYVKFQKRNNKELLTEEQYNAPHPVPENSYGNTYGAHREYLEFTKEQHSKLKDYCDSIGIVYSTSVWDVTSAKEMITFNPEFLKVPSACNNNFKMLKVLRDEYKGQVQLSIGMTSKEEVEEIVKFFEETDQAKTRLLIYSCTSGYPVPAKDVALLEINWLYENYQNRVNEIGFSGHHLGIALDIAAYTLGARWIERHFTKDRTWKGTDHAASLEQDGLRKLVRNLNATYEALTFKKDEILEIEQIQRDKLKNRK